In Neisseriaceae bacterium CLB008, one genomic interval encodes:
- the serC gene encoding 3-phosphoserine/phosphohydroxythreonine transaminase: MSTPIYNFSAGPATLPEDVLKQAQAELLDYQGTGFSVMTMSHRSDLFMDIMQRAENSLRQLMNIPNNYKVLFLQGGASAQFNMLSLNLSQGFKSINSVVTGNWSLMANNEMGKLVDAKIHVAAHAGELYNYNNLPSPSAWQLDESAAYTHYTSNETVHGLQYQALPTAALTNTPLVCDMSSDIISRPVNVNDFGVIYAGAQKNIGPAGATIVIIREDLLERSTAAVPSVWNYQSHVSKEGMYNTPATYPVYIAGLVFDWLIQQGGVSAIEAKNEEKAARLYAYIDSSDGYYKNTIHPDARSKMNVIFHTESAERDALFAKEADQMGLKLLKGYKSMGGMRASIYNAMPLAGVDALINFMDEFKARNA, from the coding sequence ATGAGCACCCCGATTTATAATTTTTCCGCAGGCCCCGCAACCTTACCTGAAGACGTTCTGAAGCAGGCGCAGGCGGAACTGTTAGATTATCAGGGAACAGGCTTCTCGGTCATGACCATGAGCCACCGCAGTGATTTATTCATGGACATCATGCAGCGCGCAGAAAACAGCCTGCGTCAGTTAATGAACATTCCAAACAATTATAAAGTCTTATTCCTACAAGGCGGTGCCAGCGCTCAGTTCAATATGCTGTCGCTTAACCTGTCTCAAGGCTTTAAAAGCATCAACTCTGTCGTAACCGGCAACTGGAGCCTGATGGCCAACAACGAGATGGGTAAACTGGTTGACGCCAAAATTCACGTCGCGGCCCACGCTGGTGAACTGTACAACTACAACAATCTGCCCAGCCCCAGCGCTTGGCAGCTAGACGAAAGCGCCGCCTACACCCACTATACGTCGAACGAGACGGTACACGGGCTACAGTATCAAGCGCTACCAACCGCCGCACTCACCAACACGCCTTTAGTCTGCGACATGTCGAGCGACATCATCTCGCGCCCAGTCAACGTCAATGACTTTGGCGTGATTTATGCTGGCGCCCAGAAAAACATTGGCCCAGCCGGCGCCACCATTGTCATCATTCGTGAAGATCTGCTTGAGCGCTCTACGGCTGCCGTACCCAGCGTGTGGAACTACCAAAGCCACGTCAGCAAGGAAGGCATGTACAACACGCCTGCCACCTACCCTGTCTACATTGCGGGCTTGGTGTTCGACTGGCTGATTCAGCAAGGCGGCGTCAGCGCCATTGAAGCCAAAAACGAAGAAAAAGCCGCGCGCCTGTATGCCTATATCGACAGCAGCGATGGCTATTACAAAAACACCATCCACCCCGATGCGCGCTCTAAAATGAACGTCATCTTCCACACCGAGTCAGCCGAACGCGATGCACTCTTCGCCAAAGAGGCAGACCAGATGGGCCTGAAGCTATTAAAAGGCTACAAATCTATGGGCGGCATGCGCGCCAGCATTTACAACGCTATGCCGCTGGCTGGCGTAGATGCCTTAATTAACTTCATGGATGAGTTTAAAGCACGCAACGCTTAA
- a CDS encoding formate--tetrahydrofolate ligase, which produces MKTDIEIARSVTLQPISEVAAKLQLGAADLVPYGHTKAKLAPHVVEAAQQNAAKGKLILVTAVSPTPAGEGKTTVSVGLADGMNHIGHQTMVCLREPSLGPCFGMKGGAAGGGRAQVLPMEEINLHFTGDFHAITSAHNLLAALIDNHIHWGNALGFDTRKVAWRRVVDMNDRALRDVVVALGGSGNGYPRESGFDITVASEIMAIFCLATSLADLQQRLGDIIVGYDGVGQAIHARQLEADGAMTVLLKDAFMPNLVQTMAHNPALIHGGPFANIAHGCNSVVATQTALGLADYVVTEAGFGADLGAEKFFDIKCRQSGLSPDAVVLVATVRSLKMHGGVAKDALQTEDLAALERGMVNLNRHLSNLRQFGVPVLVAINHFVFDTDAEIALLQRLVAEQGAQAYVCTHWADGGAGAADLAAAVVAAVEAPVAGSGFEVLYPDEMPLIDKITQVATKLYGAKSVQATPAILAQLAQWTQMGFGHLPVCIAKTQYSFSADPSLLGAPEGHELPIREVRLAAGAGFVVVVCGSIMTMPGLPRVPAANQIHLDARGDIEGLF; this is translated from the coding sequence ATGAAAACCGATATTGAAATTGCGCGTTCTGTGACGTTGCAGCCTATTAGTGAAGTGGCAGCGAAGCTACAGTTGGGTGCGGCAGATTTGGTGCCGTATGGTCACACCAAGGCCAAATTAGCGCCACACGTGGTTGAGGCGGCGCAACAAAACGCAGCCAAGGGTAAGCTGATTTTGGTGACGGCGGTCAGCCCTACACCTGCAGGCGAAGGCAAAACCACAGTGTCTGTTGGTTTGGCCGACGGCATGAACCATATTGGCCATCAAACCATGGTGTGTTTGCGCGAGCCCAGTTTGGGGCCATGCTTTGGCATGAAGGGTGGCGCTGCTGGCGGTGGGCGCGCTCAGGTTTTGCCTATGGAGGAGATTAACCTTCATTTTACCGGCGATTTTCATGCGATTACCTCGGCGCATAATTTGCTCGCAGCCCTCATCGACAACCACATTCACTGGGGTAATGCTCTAGGTTTTGATACCCGAAAAGTGGCGTGGCGTCGCGTGGTCGACATGAACGACCGCGCATTGCGCGACGTGGTGGTGGCTTTAGGCGGTAGCGGTAATGGCTATCCGCGCGAGTCTGGGTTTGACATCACCGTGGCCTCTGAGATCATGGCGATTTTTTGTTTGGCGACCAGTTTGGCGGATTTGCAGCAGCGCCTGGGCGACATTATTGTGGGCTATGACGGTGTAGGGCAGGCGATTCATGCACGTCAGCTGGAGGCTGATGGGGCGATGACGGTCTTGCTGAAAGATGCCTTTATGCCTAATTTGGTCCAAACCATGGCGCATAATCCAGCCTTGATTCACGGCGGGCCATTCGCCAACATCGCCCATGGGTGTAATTCTGTTGTGGCCACTCAGACGGCCTTAGGCTTGGCTGACTATGTGGTGACCGAGGCGGGTTTTGGGGCCGACCTAGGCGCTGAAAAGTTTTTTGACATCAAATGTCGTCAGTCGGGGTTAAGCCCTGATGCGGTGGTGTTGGTGGCGACGGTACGCTCTTTAAAGATGCACGGTGGTGTGGCTAAAGATGCGCTGCAAACGGAAGATTTAGCGGCTCTTGAGCGCGGCATGGTGAACTTAAATCGACATTTAAGCAATTTGCGCCAGTTTGGCGTGCCGGTGCTGGTGGCGATTAACCACTTTGTATTCGATACCGACGCAGAAATCGCTTTATTGCAGCGCTTAGTGGCTGAGCAAGGCGCTCAGGCCTATGTGTGTACGCATTGGGCCGATGGTGGTGCCGGCGCGGCAGATTTAGCCGCCGCGGTGGTGGCTGCTGTAGAGGCGCCGGTGGCTGGTTCGGGGTTTGAAGTTTTGTATCCAGACGAGATGCCGTTGATCGACAAAATTACCCAAGTGGCCACTAAATTATATGGTGCGAAGAGCGTTCAGGCCACGCCGGCTATTTTGGCACAGCTGGCGCAGTGGACGCAGATGGGTTTTGGGCACTTACCTGTGTGCATTGCGAAAACTCAGTACAGTTTTTCTGCCGATCCTAGCTTATTGGGCGCGCCAGAAGGGCATGAGTTGCCGATTCGGGAAGTGCGGTTGGCGGCCGGCGCTGGTTTTGTGGTGGTGGTGTGTGGCAGCATCATGACCATGCCTGGTTTGCCTAGGGTGCCGGCGGCTAACCAGATTCATTTAGATGCTCGTGGCGACATTGAGGGCCTGTTTTAG
- a CDS encoding SDR family oxidoreductase yields the protein MQRSILITGCSSGIGLIAALDLKQRGYRVFAACRRPEDVTRMDELGLEGVLLDLDDEVSVATAAAEVVDKTAGRLYALFNNAGYGVYGPLNSISRQQLQQQFSANLFGVHQLTQLLLPAMLPHGEGRIIQTSSIMGLVTTPKRGAYAASKYALEAWSDALRMELHGSGVQVSLIEPGPLTTSFGQNVRQTRTDQPVSNPGIARFLTLGPEAVLPKLHHALEHKRPKLRYPITYVAHGLRFLKWALPARWLDGLLRRQSGG from the coding sequence ATGCAAAGAAGTATTTTGATTACTGGCTGCTCCAGCGGCATTGGCCTCATCGCGGCTTTGGATTTAAAACAGCGCGGCTATCGTGTATTCGCCGCCTGTCGTCGCCCTGAAGACGTGACCCGTATGGACGAATTGGGCTTAGAGGGGGTACTTCTGGACTTAGACGATGAGGTCAGCGTCGCCACGGCAGCGGCCGAAGTCGTCGATAAAACGGCGGGGCGGCTTTACGCATTGTTTAATAATGCTGGTTATGGCGTATATGGGCCTTTGAACAGCATTTCGCGCCAGCAGCTACAGCAACAGTTTTCTGCCAATTTGTTTGGCGTACATCAGCTGACCCAGCTGCTGTTGCCCGCGATGCTGCCTCATGGCGAGGGGCGGATCATCCAAACCAGCTCTATCATGGGCTTGGTCACCACGCCGAAGCGAGGGGCTTATGCGGCCAGTAAATATGCCTTAGAAGCGTGGAGCGACGCTTTACGCATGGAGTTGCACGGCAGCGGCGTTCAGGTGAGTTTGATTGAGCCTGGGCCATTGACCACATCGTTTGGCCAAAATGTTCGCCAAACCAGAACCGATCAGCCCGTCAGTAATCCAGGTATTGCGCGGTTTTTAACCTTAGGGCCTGAGGCGGTGCTGCCGAAGTTGCATCATGCCTTGGAGCACAAGCGGCCTAAGCTGCGTTATCCCATTACTTACGTTGCGCATGGCCTACGTTTTTTAAAGTGGGCTTTGCCAGCAAGATGGCTTGATGGGCTGTTACGGCGACAAAGCGGTGGCTAA
- a CDS encoding DUF3079 domain-containing protein has translation MEKRASRFPIHPKHPERLCWGCDKYCPATELQCGNGSGRTLHPVELFGEDWYDPEDDFVGSRVVVK, from the coding sequence ATGGAAAAAAGAGCCAGCCGTTTCCCCATCCATCCGAAACATCCTGAACGCCTGTGTTGGGGGTGTGATAAATATTGTCCGGCCACAGAGCTGCAGTGTGGCAATGGTTCTGGACGTACCCTACACCCAGTAGAGCTCTTTGGTGAAGATTGGTATGACCCCGAAGATGACTTTGTCGGTTCTAGGGTAGTGGTGAAGTAA
- a CDS encoding hotdog fold thioesterase: MWQRRVDLAALNARSEGTMVAHLGIVFTRLGDDCLEATMPVDERTKQPFGLLHGGASVVLAETLGSMAGYLMTQGDDKVVGLEINANHMAAARSGLVRGECRALHLGRSSQVWDIKIYNEANKLCCVSRLTIAVLHA; this comes from the coding sequence ATGTGGCAACGTAGAGTAGATTTAGCAGCATTGAATGCCCGATCAGAGGGCACGATGGTGGCCCATCTTGGGATTGTGTTTACCCGATTGGGCGATGATTGTTTAGAGGCGACCATGCCGGTTGATGAGCGAACCAAGCAGCCATTTGGCCTCTTGCATGGCGGCGCATCGGTGGTATTGGCGGAAACCCTAGGGTCGATGGCGGGCTATCTCATGACTCAGGGCGACGACAAAGTGGTCGGCCTAGAAATCAACGCCAATCATATGGCAGCTGCACGATCAGGCTTGGTGCGGGGCGAATGCCGCGCCCTACATCTTGGCCGCAGCAGCCAGGTTTGGGACATCAAGATTTATAATGAAGCCAACAAGCTTTGCTGCGTGTCTCGTTTGACCATTGCCGTGTTGCATGCCTAA
- the nusA gene encoding transcription termination factor NusA, with protein MSREILLLVDALASEKNVSQDVVFSALEFALASATKKKFNQENIDVRVEIDRETGEYQNYRRWLVVNDEDLMDEELQLTIEEVQEQYPDSDVEVGGYIEEPIENVEFGRIGAQTAKQVILQRIRDAEREQILNEFLQRKEHLVLGTVKRVERHGAVIECGRLEALLPRDQMIPKENLRSGDRVRAYLLRVDQHGTRPQVILTRTSRDFLAKLFEMEVPEIEDGLLEIKEAARDPGMRAKIAVKANDARIDPQGTCIGVRGSRVNAVTNELAGERIDVVLWSPDTAQFIINALSPAEVTRILIDEDKHSVDVVVAEDQLALAIGRGGQNVRLAAELTGWNLNIMTVAEAEEQHEAEDAAVRELFVTQLNIEADMANKLVQEGFVTLEEVAYVPVNELLEIDGLDEAAVDMLRARARDAILTLAIATEEQLGAVSEDLKSLDGVDSDMLRELAQAEITTRDDLAELSVDELIEITGVTEDEAKNIIMNARAHWFTE; from the coding sequence ATGAGCCGCGAAATTTTATTGTTAGTTGATGCCTTGGCAAGTGAAAAAAACGTCAGCCAAGATGTGGTGTTTAGTGCGTTGGAATTTGCACTGGCTAGTGCGACTAAAAAGAAATTCAATCAAGAAAACATTGATGTGCGCGTTGAGATTGACCGTGAAACGGGTGAATACCAAAACTATCGTCGCTGGTTAGTGGTGAATGATGAAGATTTGATGGATGAAGAGCTACAGCTAACCATCGAAGAAGTGCAAGAGCAATACCCTGATTCAGACGTTGAAGTGGGCGGTTACATCGAAGAGCCTATTGAAAATGTGGAATTTGGTCGCATTGGTGCGCAAACCGCCAAACAGGTGATTTTGCAACGCATTCGTGATGCCGAACGAGAGCAGATTTTGAATGAGTTCTTGCAACGTAAAGAACATTTGGTGTTGGGTACTGTAAAACGCGTTGAGCGTCACGGCGCCGTCATCGAATGCGGTCGTTTAGAGGCCTTGTTGCCGCGCGACCAAATGATCCCTAAAGAAAACCTACGTTCGGGTGACCGCGTTCGCGCCTACTTGTTGCGTGTGGATCAACACGGTACACGTCCACAGGTGATCTTAACCCGTACGTCCCGCGACTTTTTGGCCAAGCTATTTGAAATGGAAGTGCCAGAAATTGAAGACGGTCTATTAGAGATTAAAGAAGCCGCTCGCGACCCAGGCATGCGTGCCAAGATTGCCGTGAAGGCCAATGATGCCCGCATCGATCCACAGGGTACCTGTATCGGCGTGCGTGGTTCACGCGTTAATGCGGTGACCAATGAGTTGGCTGGTGAGCGGATTGACGTGGTGCTGTGGTCGCCTGATACGGCTCAGTTCATCATCAATGCCTTGTCGCCAGCTGAGGTGACCCGCATCTTGATCGATGAAGACAAACATTCGGTTGACGTTGTCGTGGCTGAAGATCAGTTGGCCTTGGCCATTGGTCGTGGCGGTCAGAACGTTCGTTTGGCCGCTGAGCTGACGGGTTGGAACTTGAACATCATGACCGTTGCAGAAGCAGAAGAGCAGCATGAAGCTGAAGACGCTGCGGTACGCGAACTGTTCGTGACCCAATTAAATATTGAGGCCGATATGGCCAACAAGCTGGTGCAAGAAGGTTTTGTAACGCTTGAAGAAGTCGCATATGTACCCGTTAATGAGCTGTTGGAAATTGACGGTTTGGACGAAGCAGCGGTAGACATGCTTCGTGCTCGTGCGCGAGACGCAATTTTGACTTTAGCCATCGCCACCGAAGAGCAGTTGGGTGCGGTTTCTGAAGATCTGAAGAGTTTAGATGGTGTGGATTCAGACATGTTGCGCGAATTGGCGCAGGCTGAAATCACCACTCGTGATGACCTGGCAGAATTGTCAGTCGACGAGTTAATTGAGATTACTGGTGTCACCGAAGATGAAGCTAAAAACATCATCATGAATGCGCGCGCACACTGGTTTACTGAGTAA
- a CDS encoding PAAR domain-containing protein, whose translation MPSFRYLMRAHDGSNHDGTIIPQPNRTLIAGQAQALVGDPVFCPRCNGVFPIVGWHANPPLSKGMPAAEGMVTACGAILQASQKQQSLSVDFLALAHELIDVFALAPSQASAFEDPQYPASTQQHPFAKTILIRQLRARLRRHLDLPNLASPSIQQGPSSLCGPACFAFCLLQDRPDHYVATILSLWQHGQAQLGQQRLQPRPTTLRPKNFTRADSHGQRTHLPIIDWIFLASLKDSSNKLLPYATPHHKTAGITFWFHLDRWFHAVGAPKLNHYYAPLGSHSRQIAQLNQQHPDHHLIALVGAGLLHNGHGRLSNHWIVLTKPPVYAQQPPLADTHTRLQLFSWGQCSEQGRLNLTFKSFKQHLYGVWSYGQIP comes from the coding sequence ATGCCTAGCTTTCGTTATCTCATGCGCGCCCACGACGGCAGCAACCACGACGGCACCATTATACCGCAACCCAATAGAACATTGATTGCGGGGCAAGCGCAAGCCTTAGTCGGTGATCCCGTTTTCTGTCCTCGTTGCAACGGCGTCTTTCCCATTGTGGGCTGGCACGCCAATCCTCCACTAAGCAAGGGCATGCCCGCCGCAGAAGGCATGGTCACTGCTTGCGGCGCCATTCTACAAGCCAGCCAAAAGCAGCAGTCTCTAAGCGTGGATTTTTTGGCTTTGGCACATGAGCTCATTGATGTATTCGCACTAGCACCGAGCCAAGCCTCAGCCTTCGAAGATCCTCAATACCCTGCCAGCACACAGCAACACCCTTTCGCCAAAACCATTCTGATCCGACAGCTTAGAGCCCGCCTACGGCGGCACCTCGACCTGCCTAATTTAGCCAGCCCCTCTATTCAGCAAGGCCCCTCTAGCCTATGCGGGCCCGCCTGCTTTGCCTTTTGCCTACTACAAGATCGGCCTGATCACTATGTCGCCACCATTCTGTCTCTGTGGCAGCACGGACAGGCTCAGCTCGGCCAGCAACGCCTACAGCCTCGACCCACCACCCTACGGCCGAAAAATTTCACCCGCGCCGACAGCCATGGGCAGCGCACTCACCTACCCATCATTGACTGGATTTTTCTGGCCAGCCTCAAAGACAGCAGCAATAAATTATTGCCTTATGCCACGCCACACCACAAAACCGCAGGCATCACCTTTTGGTTTCATTTAGATAGGTGGTTTCATGCCGTTGGCGCACCAAAGCTTAATCATTACTATGCGCCTTTAGGCAGCCACTCACGCCAAATCGCGCAGCTCAATCAGCAACACCCCGATCATCACCTCATCGCCCTAGTGGGCGCTGGGCTCTTACACAACGGTCACGGCCGTCTGAGCAACCATTGGATCGTGCTCACCAAGCCCCCTGTCTACGCCCAGCAGCCACCTCTGGCCGACACCCATACGCGCTTACAGCTCTTTTCCTGGGGACAATGTAGCGAACAAGGGCGTCTAAACTTAACTTTTAAAAGTTTTAAACAACACCTGTATGGCGTTTGGTCTTATGGTCAAATCCCTTAA
- a CDS encoding nucleotidyltransferase domain-containing protein translates to MQGVDERGYISRMPQGPWLQAYQPLLDEVSVRLIEALPELVHSLYVYGSVARGTAVPGRSDLDLTVVLQKVPNEAQARILADIRQGLAADYPIVSKVDFDLGVLADVLAPESALRWGGWLKHYCRHLAGPDLSLSFDLLKPSRDLALALNGDCVERLSDYVTALMAATEHAEVVRLQREASRLLIRATMVLRQETDTTWPNSLSEYVALAGQQHHEQAPVWAYFLAQAEQPRADLGLFVTKLETYLSWLRQSMAAMA, encoded by the coding sequence ATGCAAGGCGTGGACGAACGAGGCTATATTAGTCGGATGCCGCAAGGGCCATGGCTTCAAGCTTATCAACCTTTATTGGACGAGGTGAGCGTGCGCTTAATTGAGGCCTTGCCCGAGCTGGTGCACAGTCTTTACGTATATGGCAGCGTGGCTAGGGGTACTGCTGTGCCGGGGCGATCTGATTTGGATTTGACGGTGGTGTTGCAAAAAGTGCCGAATGAGGCACAGGCACGTATTCTGGCGGACATACGGCAAGGTTTAGCGGCAGATTATCCTATCGTGAGTAAAGTGGATTTTGATCTGGGCGTGTTGGCTGATGTCTTGGCCCCTGAATCAGCGCTGCGTTGGGGCGGTTGGCTTAAGCATTATTGTCGTCATTTGGCCGGTCCTGATTTGTCTTTAAGCTTTGACTTATTGAAGCCGTCTCGTGATCTGGCCTTGGCTTTAAATGGCGATTGCGTCGAGCGGCTAAGTGATTATGTGACGGCGCTGATGGCGGCCACCGAGCATGCTGAGGTGGTCCGGCTACAGCGTGAAGCGTCGCGGCTGTTGATTCGTGCCACCATGGTGTTACGGCAAGAGACAGACACTACCTGGCCCAACAGCCTGTCCGAATACGTGGCTTTGGCGGGGCAGCAGCATCACGAACAGGCGCCAGTATGGGCCTATTTTCTGGCTCAGGCCGAACAGCCCCGCGCGGATTTAGGGCTGTTTGTGACTAAACTTGAGACCTATTTAAGCTGGCTGCGGCAGAGTATGGCGGCCATGGCTTAG
- a CDS encoding DUF2798 domain-containing protein, translated as MNEVEKNYFGFNKLHPRFLGIVMPLILSCIMSAVVSLVSILRHVGFIDGLWSLWLGSWLTSWVIAFPTVLVMLPVARKLAFVFVREPSFSRKSS; from the coding sequence ATGAATGAAGTGGAAAAAAATTATTTTGGATTTAATAAATTGCACCCTCGTTTTTTAGGGATTGTGATGCCGCTGATCTTGTCATGCATCATGAGTGCCGTGGTGTCTTTGGTGAGTATTTTAAGGCATGTAGGCTTTATAGACGGGCTTTGGTCACTCTGGCTAGGCTCTTGGCTCACGTCGTGGGTCATTGCGTTTCCGACCGTGCTGGTGATGTTGCCTGTGGCGCGCAAGCTGGCTTTTGTTTTTGTGCGAGAGCCCAGTTTTTCGCGTAAATCGTCGTGA
- a CDS encoding DUF1840 domain-containing protein produces MLYTFQSRAASDVIFLEADGRQLLQLIGKDPDVRPGVLTVAQMPAAIAALAAAMAEESKQPQTNAAEPDDGQAEDEENDAAETVLLRQRVVPFIEWLQRSLAEGHDVMW; encoded by the coding sequence ATGTTGTATACCTTTCAATCGCGCGCCGCTTCTGATGTGATTTTTCTGGAGGCCGATGGCCGTCAGCTATTGCAACTCATTGGTAAGGATCCTGACGTGCGCCCTGGCGTGTTGACCGTGGCGCAGATGCCGGCGGCCATTGCCGCTTTGGCTGCCGCCATGGCAGAAGAATCAAAGCAGCCACAGACCAACGCCGCAGAGCCTGACGATGGCCAGGCCGAGGATGAAGAGAACGATGCTGCAGAAACAGTGCTGCTCAGACAAAGAGTGGTGCCGTTTATCGAGTGGCTACAGCGCAGCTTGGCCGAAGGGCATGATGTGATGTGGTAA
- the rimP gene encoding ribosome maturation factor RimP, which produces MDVRSILEKTLPGLGYELVDYELLPNGDMRIFIDKPGGITVEDCVTVSHHMSRLFMVEDVDYNRLEVSSPGLDRPLKKEADFIRFSGQLAKIKTRLPVDGQKKFEGRMVSFDEATQTLTLQTAENKTVQLELTNIDKARLKPEF; this is translated from the coding sequence ATGGACGTTCGTTCTATTTTAGAAAAAACCTTACCTGGGTTAGGGTACGAGTTGGTTGACTATGAGCTATTGCCTAATGGCGATATGCGTATTTTTATTGACAAGCCAGGCGGTATCACCGTAGAGGATTGCGTCACCGTGAGTCATCACATGAGCCGATTATTCATGGTGGAAGACGTCGATTATAACCGTTTGGAAGTGTCTAGCCCTGGGTTGGATCGTCCATTGAAGAAAGAGGCTGACTTTATTCGCTTTTCAGGACAGCTTGCTAAGATTAAAACCCGCTTGCCGGTGGATGGCCAGAAAAAATTTGAAGGCCGCATGGTGTCATTTGATGAGGCCACTCAGACGCTGACGCTCCAAACGGCGGAAAATAAAACAGTGCAGTTGGAATTAACAAATATTGATAAAGCCCGGTTAAAACCTGAGTTTTAA